In Providencia zhijiangensis, a single window of DNA contains:
- the rhlE gene encoding ATP-dependent RNA helicase RhlE — MTSFSDLALNEEILRAINELGYESPTPIQQQAIPAVLAGKDLLASAQTGTGKTAGFTLPILQKLVDNPRGNNRRPIRALILTPTRELAAQVAENVKEYSRHLRIRSFVVFGGVSINPQMMKLRGGVDVLIATPGRLLDLEHQNAVDLSQVEVFVLDEADRMLDMGFIHDIRRVITKLPKKRQNLLFSATFSDEIKQLASKLLNNPVSIEVAPRNSASEQVTQYVHLVDKKRKAELLSFMIGRENWQQVLVFTRTKHGANRLAEHLNKDGVKAAAIHGNKSQGARTRALADFKSGDIRVLVATDIAARGLDIEQLPYVVNFELPNVAEDYVHRIGRTGRAEATGMAVSLVCIDEAKLLKDIEKLLKKSIPQMEIEGYEPDPSIKAEPIQKPSQRNDRRGSDSRRGSDNRRGSDNRRSSEDSRGERSNHSGHNSNKGPSRPRRQNANSEKGQSESTSGSPWKNAQKRVRQGRNDS; from the coding sequence TTGACTAGTTTTTCTGACCTCGCGTTAAACGAGGAAATCTTGCGTGCCATTAATGAATTAGGCTATGAAAGCCCTACGCCTATTCAACAACAAGCTATTCCTGCTGTTTTAGCGGGCAAAGACCTATTAGCCAGCGCTCAAACAGGTACGGGTAAAACTGCTGGTTTTACTTTACCTATTTTGCAAAAGCTGGTGGACAATCCACGCGGTAATAACCGTCGCCCTATTCGCGCATTGATTTTAACCCCGACCCGTGAACTTGCGGCTCAAGTGGCTGAAAATGTAAAAGAATATAGCCGTCATTTGAGAATTCGTTCATTTGTTGTGTTTGGTGGTGTCAGTATTAACCCGCAGATGATGAAATTGCGCGGCGGTGTGGATGTGTTGATCGCAACACCCGGTCGTTTACTGGACTTGGAACATCAAAACGCGGTGGATTTATCACAGGTTGAAGTTTTCGTCTTGGATGAAGCTGACCGAATGTTAGATATGGGCTTTATTCACGATATTCGCCGTGTAATCACGAAATTACCTAAAAAGCGCCAAAATCTCCTGTTCTCAGCGACGTTCTCCGATGAGATCAAACAGTTGGCGAGCAAGTTATTGAACAATCCGGTTTCCATTGAAGTGGCTCCACGTAACTCAGCGTCTGAGCAAGTGACGCAATATGTTCATTTAGTGGATAAAAAACGTAAAGCCGAATTGCTGTCGTTTATGATTGGCCGTGAAAACTGGCAGCAAGTGCTAGTATTTACACGCACTAAGCATGGCGCTAACCGCTTAGCTGAGCATTTAAATAAAGATGGCGTAAAAGCAGCGGCGATTCATGGCAATAAGAGCCAAGGTGCGCGTACCCGTGCTTTAGCTGATTTTAAATCAGGGGATATCCGCGTTTTAGTCGCAACAGATATCGCGGCTCGTGGCTTAGATATCGAACAACTGCCTTACGTAGTTAACTTTGAGCTACCGAATGTGGCAGAAGATTACGTTCATCGTATTGGTCGTACTGGCCGCGCAGAAGCCACGGGTATGGCGGTGTCTTTAGTGTGTATCGATGAAGCGAAACTGCTTAAAGATATCGAGAAATTATTGAAGAAATCCATCCCACAGATGGAGATCGAGGGCTACGAGCCAGACCCATCAATCAAAGCTGAGCCGATCCAAAAGCCTTCTCAGCGTAATGATCGTCGTGGTTCTGATAGCCGCCGTGGGTCTGATAACCGTCGTGGTTCGGATAATCGCCGTAGCTCTGAGGATAGCCGCGGTGAGCGCAGCAATCATTCAGGTCATAACAGTAATAAAGGCCCAAGCCGTCCTCGTCGCCAAAATGCAAATTCCGAGAAAGGTCAATCTGAATCGACTTCAGGTTCACCGTGGAAAAATGCACAGAAGCGCGTTAGACAAGGGCGTAATGATAGCTAA
- a CDS encoding ABC transporter permease — MKTTASGFSWRRLKALCWKESKQIIRDPSSALIAIVIPLMLLFIFGYGINLDSSKLRVGILMDQQSQPARELVDTFTGSPFIDATISDNRNLLINKMQAGEIRGIVVIPVNFAEQLSRPDGHAALQVITDGSEPNTANFVQAYTKGVWHTWLIQQGENQGYPTDPLIELNMRYWFNEAALSQHFIIPGAISIIMTVVGAILTSLVIAREWERGTMEALLSTQITRTELLLSKLLPYQILGSFVMVLCMLVTTFVLDIPYRGSLLILFVITSLYLATALGMGLLISTITRNQFNAAMVALNAAFLPAIMLSGFIFEIDSMPVFIQVVTYFIPARYFVSSLQTLFLAGDIYLVLLTDFLLLIASAILFIGLTALKTRRRLD, encoded by the coding sequence ATGAAGACAACCGCCTCTGGTTTTTCATGGCGCAGACTTAAAGCCCTCTGCTGGAAAGAAAGTAAGCAAATAATTCGCGACCCTAGCAGCGCCTTAATTGCCATTGTTATTCCTCTGATGCTGCTGTTTATTTTCGGTTATGGGATCAATCTGGACTCCAGTAAATTACGGGTCGGTATCCTAATGGATCAACAAAGCCAACCGGCTCGTGAATTGGTCGATACGTTTACCGGTTCCCCCTTTATTGATGCCACCATTAGCGATAATCGCAATTTATTGATTAATAAAATGCAAGCGGGAGAAATTCGCGGCATTGTGGTGATCCCCGTCAATTTTGCTGAGCAACTTTCTCGCCCTGATGGACATGCGGCGCTCCAAGTGATCACCGATGGAAGTGAACCCAATACCGCCAATTTTGTGCAAGCCTACACCAAAGGAGTTTGGCATACATGGCTTATCCAACAAGGTGAAAACCAAGGTTATCCCACCGACCCGCTTATCGAACTCAATATGCGCTATTGGTTTAACGAAGCGGCACTCAGCCAACATTTTATTATTCCCGGCGCCATTAGCATCATTATGACCGTTGTGGGCGCGATTTTGACCTCGCTGGTGATAGCTCGAGAATGGGAACGAGGCACCATGGAAGCTCTACTTTCCACCCAAATAACTCGTACTGAATTACTACTTTCCAAATTATTGCCCTATCAAATTCTTGGGTCGTTCGTCATGGTGCTCTGTATGTTGGTGACGACATTCGTGCTCGATATTCCTTATCGAGGCTCTTTATTGATTTTATTTGTGATAACCAGCCTCTATTTAGCCACCGCATTAGGGATGGGATTACTGATTTCAACCATTACCCGCAATCAGTTCAATGCGGCAATGGTGGCGCTAAATGCAGCCTTTTTGCCAGCGATTATGCTTTCAGGGTTTATTTTTGAAATTGATAGTATGCCTGTATTTATTCAAGTAGTGACTTACTTCATTCCCGCTCGCTACTTTGTCAGCAGCTTACAAACCTTATTTTTAGCGGGAGATATCTATTTGGTGTTACTCACCGATTTCTTATTGCTGATTGCTTCAGCGATATTATTCATTGGCTTAACGGCGCTGAAAACGCGTCGCCGTTTGGATTGA
- the hlyD gene encoding secretion protein HlyD has translation MNTKRRALVILLIIMLIAAIAGGYYYQSLKDKTFALYGNVDVRTVNLSFRVNGKLASLDVDEGAKVTAGQLLGKLDDAPYINALNKAKGLRDSAKAQLALKEKGYRTQEIAQVESEVAQHQAAWQYADNFYKRQQGLAAQKLISANDLDNAKNNRNQTLAALKASQDKLNQYQSGFRQEEIAAARGEWLQAEAAVAQAELDLSDTQLIAPSDGTILTRAIEPGTIIGAGNTVFSVTLTHPVWVRAYVSEAHLGDAVPGSKVLLFTDSQPNTPYHGTIGFVSPTAEFTPKSVQTPDLRTDLVYRLRIIVDDPNDKLRQGMPVTVQFAAPQQ, from the coding sequence ATGAACACAAAACGCCGTGCACTGGTTATTTTACTGATTATCATGCTGATTGCCGCCATTGCAGGGGGCTACTATTATCAGTCACTTAAAGATAAAACATTCGCCTTATACGGGAATGTGGATGTGCGCACCGTTAACCTTAGTTTTCGAGTCAATGGTAAACTCGCCTCTTTAGATGTTGATGAAGGGGCGAAAGTCACTGCGGGACAATTACTCGGGAAATTGGATGATGCGCCTTACATCAACGCATTAAATAAAGCCAAAGGATTGCGTGATAGCGCCAAAGCCCAGTTAGCCCTCAAAGAAAAAGGCTACCGAACACAAGAAATTGCGCAAGTCGAATCTGAAGTGGCTCAGCACCAAGCTGCTTGGCAATATGCAGATAACTTTTATAAACGTCAGCAAGGCTTAGCCGCTCAAAAACTGATTTCTGCCAATGATTTAGATAATGCCAAAAACAATCGCAATCAAACTCTTGCGGCGCTAAAAGCGTCCCAAGATAAACTAAATCAATATCAGAGCGGATTTCGCCAAGAAGAGATAGCAGCAGCCCGAGGGGAATGGCTACAAGCAGAAGCCGCCGTTGCTCAAGCGGAGCTTGACCTCTCAGACACACAGCTTATCGCCCCATCTGACGGTACAATCCTGACTCGTGCCATCGAACCTGGCACCATCATTGGTGCGGGCAATACCGTTTTTAGTGTGACATTAACTCACCCTGTTTGGGTACGTGCCTATGTGAGTGAGGCTCACTTAGGTGATGCAGTTCCCGGAAGTAAAGTCTTACTCTTTACGGATAGCCAGCCCAATACCCCTTATCATGGCACGATTGGTTTTGTCTCCCCCACTGCCGAATTTACCCCTAAAAGTGTACAAACACCGGATTTACGCACCGACTTAGTCTATCGATTACGAATTATTGTCGATGATCCTAATGATAAGCTGCGTCAAGGAATGCCCGTCACCGTTCAGTTTGCGGCACCTCAGCAATAG
- a CDS encoding ATP-binding cassette domain-containing protein — translation MAQQDTHSLNSVISLNSVEKRFIGLDNPAVESLTTEIHGGSVTGLVGPDGAGKTTLMRMLAGLLKPDSGQIRLMGLDPIKDSIEVRANLGYMPQKFGLYEDLTVQENLDLYADLRGVIGVERQQTYKQLLAFTSLAPFTARLAGKLSGGMKQKLGLACTLLGKPKVLLLDEPGVGVDPIARRELWQMVHTLADDGMLILWSTSYLDEAEQCKEVLLLNEGKLLYSGKPEHLTQKMAGRSFLLDVPATQKRTILQNALVLPETTDGVIQGRYIRLILKPHASQENLLNALNMGNQTLIEAQPRFEDAFIDLLGGGPSHRSELAAIVPQIPPAPNETVIEARNLTKKFGDFAATDTVNFQVKRGEIFGLLGPNGAGKSTTFKMMCGLMKPTDGQALVLGMDLKTSSNKARQHLGYMAQKFSLYGNLKVGQNLKFFSGVYGLHHKQQATKMQEMINAFNFTPIISQITDSLPLGYKQRLALACSLMHEPDILFLDEPTSGVDPLTRREFWLHINGMVDKGVTVMVTTHFMDEAEYCDRIGLVYHGKIIAAGTPDELKKQVSSTENPNPSMEDAFIELIFNYDKQREAQ, via the coding sequence ATGGCTCAGCAAGATACTCACTCATTAAACAGCGTTATTTCGTTAAACAGCGTCGAAAAACGCTTTATTGGACTGGATAACCCTGCGGTTGAAAGCCTAACTACCGAAATTCACGGCGGCTCCGTGACGGGGCTAGTCGGTCCCGATGGTGCAGGGAAAACGACGCTGATGCGCATGCTGGCTGGGCTACTCAAACCCGATTCAGGGCAAATCCGCTTAATGGGATTAGACCCAATTAAAGACAGTATCGAAGTGCGGGCAAACCTCGGTTATATGCCGCAAAAATTCGGCCTATATGAAGATTTAACGGTTCAAGAAAACCTTGATTTATATGCCGATCTGCGCGGCGTTATTGGTGTAGAGCGCCAACAAACCTATAAACAATTACTCGCCTTTACTAGCCTAGCCCCCTTTACCGCTCGCCTTGCCGGTAAGCTTTCTGGGGGAATGAAACAGAAATTGGGGCTCGCCTGCACCCTATTAGGTAAACCGAAAGTTTTACTGCTGGATGAGCCGGGTGTCGGCGTGGATCCTATTGCCAGACGAGAACTATGGCAAATGGTACACACCCTTGCTGACGATGGAATGTTGATCCTCTGGAGCACATCGTATCTGGATGAGGCTGAGCAGTGCAAAGAGGTGCTGCTACTCAATGAAGGCAAGTTACTGTACAGCGGAAAACCCGAGCACCTCACCCAAAAGATGGCGGGACGCTCATTTTTACTCGATGTTCCCGCAACGCAAAAACGTACCATTCTGCAAAATGCCTTAGTGTTACCTGAAACCACTGATGGCGTGATCCAAGGTCGCTATATTCGCTTAATTTTAAAGCCTCACGCATCCCAAGAGAATTTACTTAATGCCTTAAATATGGGAAACCAAACGCTGATTGAAGCCCAGCCGCGCTTTGAAGATGCGTTTATTGACCTTTTAGGTGGTGGGCCATCCCATCGTTCTGAACTCGCCGCTATCGTGCCACAAATTCCCCCCGCCCCCAATGAAACCGTCATTGAAGCCCGCAATCTGACCAAAAAATTTGGGGATTTTGCTGCGACGGATACCGTCAACTTTCAAGTAAAACGGGGTGAAATTTTTGGATTATTAGGGCCTAACGGTGCAGGCAAATCCACTACCTTTAAAATGATGTGTGGATTAATGAAACCCACGGATGGACAAGCTCTGGTGCTTGGTATGGATTTAAAAACCAGTTCAAACAAAGCCCGCCAGCACCTTGGGTATATGGCACAAAAATTCTCCCTCTATGGCAACCTCAAAGTTGGGCAAAACTTAAAATTTTTCTCCGGCGTATACGGTTTGCATCATAAACAGCAAGCTACCAAAATGCAGGAGATGATTAACGCGTTTAATTTTACGCCCATTATCAGCCAGATTACTGACTCACTCCCGCTGGGTTATAAGCAGCGCCTTGCCCTCGCCTGCTCACTGATGCATGAACCGGATATCCTGTTTTTGGATGAACCCACTTCAGGGGTTGACCCACTAACTCGGCGAGAATTTTGGCTACATATTAATGGCATGGTAGACAAGGGGGTCACCGTTATGGTTACTACCCACTTTATGGATGAAGCTGAATATTGCGATCGTATCGGGTTGGTTTACCACGGAAAAATTATTGCTGCAGGCACTCCAGATGAGCTTAAAAAACAGGTCTCCAGCACAGAAAATCCAAACCCATCGATGGAAGATGCCTTTATTGAATTAATTTTCAACTACGATAAACAGCGGGAGGCACAATGA
- the cecR gene encoding transcriptional regulator CecR, with protein sequence MFMNTNSSPTLRGESAKLQLLLAAADVYGEQGIDGATTRQIAQASGQNIAAISYYFGSKEGLYLAVAQQIANNIKESFAESITQIDNFINQPAELQNSEEALELFKETIISYNFFQLKKENLSFSRILAREQLNPTEAYGLIHEQALGPIHSRLNRLISIYIGADPNNLATLIHTHAILGETLSFRIARETLLRQTGWKHINENEFKIINQVLIEHIDILLLGLRHRQLAEK encoded by the coding sequence ATGTTTATGAACACAAATTCGTCGCCAACATTACGCGGAGAGAGCGCCAAACTCCAACTTCTTCTCGCCGCTGCCGATGTTTATGGAGAACAAGGCATCGACGGGGCTACCACCCGCCAAATTGCCCAAGCCTCAGGGCAAAACATCGCAGCCATTTCTTATTATTTTGGATCTAAAGAAGGTTTATATCTCGCCGTTGCTCAGCAAATTGCTAACAATATCAAAGAGAGTTTCGCTGAGAGTATCACTCAAATAGATAACTTTATTAATCAACCTGCAGAGTTACAAAATTCTGAAGAAGCGCTCGAATTATTCAAAGAAACCATTATTTCGTACAATTTTTTTCAACTTAAAAAAGAAAACTTAAGCTTTTCACGCATTCTAGCTCGCGAACAACTGAACCCAACTGAAGCATACGGATTGATCCACGAACAAGCGTTAGGACCTATTCACTCACGGCTTAATCGCTTAATTTCCATCTATATTGGCGCGGATCCCAATAATCTAGCGACCTTGATCCACACGCATGCCATTTTGGGGGAAACCCTCTCTTTCCGTATTGCGCGAGAAACATTACTCAGGCAAACAGGTTGGAAACACATCAACGAAAACGAATTTAAAATTATTAATCAGGTTCTTATTGAGCATATCGACATTTTATTATTGGGGTTACGTCATCGCCAACTAGCAGAAAAGTGA